The nucleotide sequence GCTGTACTACCCGCGCGTGCATCTGGCCAACCCGCATTTCGACGCCGAGCTTGCGCCTGATGTGCCAAAGTCCTTCCTTGTGGGCCCCGCCGCTGTGGCGGCTGGCATGTGGGCGCGGATTGACGGCACGCGTGGCGTTTGGAAAGCGCCTGCGGGGCTTGAGGCCTCGGTACGCGGCACCTTTGGGCCGGAGCGGCTGATCGGCAACGCGGTGCAAGACAACCTCAACGAATGGGGCGTCAATTGCCTGCGCGCCATCACCGGGCCGACCGTCATCTGGGGCGCGCGCACCGTGGCCACCAAGGCCAAGCCGCAATACCGCTACATCTCGGTGCGCCGCACGCAGAACATGATAGGCGAAAGCCTTTACAACGCGTTGCAAGCGGTTGTTTTTGAACCAAATGACCACAAGCTGTGGGGCGGATTGCGCGCCTCTGTCGGCAATTTCATGGACGGGTTGCACCGGTCTGGCGCATTTCAGGGCGAGAAGGCCAGCGACGCGTATTACGTCAATTGCGGGCTCGGCTCGACCATGACGCAAGGCGACATTGACGCGGGCATTGTGCGGGTTGCGGTGGGATTTGCGCCGCTGAAACCGGCCGAATTCGTCGTCGTCCAGATCAGCCAGAAAGTCGGACAGGCCGCGTAACCTCGCGCAGGCCTGCCTCACCGTATTTTAGAAGCTATTTCGAAAAGGATTTGATCCATGCCAGCCCCAATGTTTGCCGCAAATGCGCATCGATATGACCCCTACCGCACCTTCAAGTTTCAGATGGTGCTGGACGGCAAGGTGATTGCAGGCCTGTCCAAGATGGGCGCGCTGAAGAAGACCACCGAAGTCGTCAACTGGCGCTCCGCCGGTGACCCCAGCTACCAGCGCGCCATCCCCGGCGGCACCAAGTTTGAGAACGTGGCCTTTGAACAGGGCCTCAGCCACGACCCCGCATTCGAGGAATGGGCCAACTCGGTCAACAATGTCGCGGATGGCGACGCGGGCATGAGCCTGGTGAATTTCCGCCGCGACCTGGTGGTCAATGTGCTGAACCTGCAAGGCACGCCCGCAATCAGCTACCAGCTGCGCCGCGCCTTTGTGACCGAGTATCAGGCGCTGCCCGAGTTCGACGCCAACAACATGAACACCGTGGGCATCCAGTCGATCACCGTGGCGTTTGAAGGCTTCACCCGCGACGCGGCCGTGGCCGAGCCCGCCGAAAGCTAGGTCAGATGAGCGAACGCGCCCCCATGACACTGGCCGTGGCCTATCCAAGCTCCGTCCCCCGCGCCCTGACCGGCGACGTGGAACGCCAGCTTGGCGCGGCCCTTTCACGCGCCCTGCCCCGGCCCGACCGGGTCAGCGGGGTTCTGGAGGCCGTATTCGCACAAATCGGCGGGGTGGCGACCTCACGAAGTTTGATCGAGCGCTTGCCCACCGGCGCGCGTGCCTGGTTGCTGACCCGTGCGGCCGTGCGGTTCCTGCCCGGTGTCCAGTGGTTCCAATCGACTTGTGACACCTGCGGGGAAAGCTATGACCTGTCACTATCGCTGGCCGACGTTCCCCGCGGGGAACCGTCAAAGGCATTCCCGGTCATCGACATCGCCACATCGCTTGGGACTAAGCGGTTCGAGGTGCCCAACGGACGTACCGAGCTGGAACTCTCCGGAACGGAACGCATGGACGGGCTGCGGTCATTGGCGGCGCTGACGGGGCTGTCACTGTCCGCCGAGGAGGACGCCGCCGCGTTCACCGAGGATGATCTGGCCGAGATTGACGCAGCTCTTGATGCGGCGACGCCCGACATCTCCGAGAGCATTGTCACCGCCTGCCCCGCCTGCGCCGCACAGACCACGACCGTGATTGACCCGCTGGAATTTGCCTTCCCCAACGCCGCCGCGCTGGACCGTGACACGCATCTGATCGCCTCCGCCTACGGCTGGGGGGAGCGCGACATTCATGCCCTACCCAGCGCCAGACGGCGCCGGTACGCCCAGATGATTGCGGCTGAGGCGCGGGGCCGATGAGCATTTTGAACCGCCTCCTGACCCGTTCGGGCCAAACCGGCGCGCCCTTGGCGCGACCCAAAGGCCAGATTGCGCCCGCCCCTCTGCAGCGCATGGAGGAAGAAGAGGCCGCACCGTTGCGCCGGGCGGAGGATGACGAAATTGCTACCCCCTTACGCCGCGCTGAGGAGGAAGAGCCCGCTGCGGCCCTGCACCGAATGGAAGATGAGGAAGCAGCCCCGTTGCGCCGAACGGAGGAAGAAGATGTGGCCCCGCTGCGCCGCGCCGAGGACGAAGAGGCAGCTGCCCCTATGCGCCGGATGGAGGAGGAAGAACCCACCGCTGCCCTGATGCGGATGGAAGAAGAAGAACCTGCCGCCGCGCCGCTACGCCGGATGGAAGAAGAAGAGGCCATGCCGCTGCACCGGACTGAGAAGGACGAGGCCGCGCCGCTCCATCGGATGGAGGAGGAAGACGCGGCTCCCTTGCGGCGCGAGGCAGAAGAGGATGTCGCGGCCCCGCTGGCGCGATTGGAAGAGGACGAGGCGCAGCCCTTGGCGCGTATGGCCCCACCTGAAGGCGAGCAGTTGACGGCCGAAAACAGCCCACAACCGGCGGAGCTCAGCAACGAAAATGCCGAGGTCGCACCGATGATGACGCTGCGCCGGGATATGTCTGGGGTGATACCGTCGCCGACCGCCCCGACTGCGCAGACCGCCGCAGTTGATGCCCCGACACCCAATGTGTCACCCTTTGAAACCGCGCCAACACCCCTGTCCGAGGCCACACCAGCCGAATTTGGCGCAGAGCCCGTTATCCCCGCCGACATGAGCTGGGACAGCCTGCCGAACAGTTTGGTGACAGACGTTCCCGCACCGCCGTCCAGCGAGCCCACCAAGGTGGTCATCGACCAGATTGACGTCGTGGTACAGGAACCCGCGTCCCCTGGCGTCGCCCGCAGCGGCGACGGGATGGCCGAGATGTCGCGCATGGCGCGACGGCTTTATCTGGGAGGGTATTGAGCCATGGCCATTGCCAAAAGCTCCCTCTCGATAGCCGTGCAGGGCTTTGCCGATTTTCTGGCGTCCAAATTCACACAAGACGTCACGGTCACGGTGGACAGCCCACAGGCGGCGCATGAGCAGGTCAAAGGCGCCGACAAGGCGCTCCTCAACATTTTCTGCTATCGGTTGACGCCGTCGGGCATTCACCCCGACGCAACCTCTGGCGAGGCGCTGTTTGTCCGCGCCAACGTTTTGTTAACCGCGTTTTCTAACAGCACCGACGCGTCCCTGAAAGACACCGACTTGCGGGTGCTGGGTCATGCCTTGTCGGTGCTGCAATCGAACCCCGTCATCCCCGTGATCCTGCCCGCCACACCGGGCAGCGCGGAGGCCGGCAACCTGCCGCCGCGCACCACCTATTACCAGATGCAGGCCGCGTTGCAGGCGCCTGAGATGGAAGAGATGAACCATATCTGGTCCATTCAAGGGGGCGATTTGGCGTATCGCCTTTCCGCCGCGTTCGAACTGGCGTTGATCCCGATTGAGCCGCTGGAACATGCCGAACCCGCGCCGGATGTGGGCAGCGTGATCCTCGATATCGACGCGGCGATGCCACTGGTCACGGTCGATGCGGAACCGGGGCTGGGGCCCAGCCCGATTGGCATTCCGCCAGCGGGCGCGACCACCACGTGGCTGCCCTTCTCGATGCTAAGTGTCGGTGACGAATTGACGGCAGCTGGGACCGTCTCGGCTGGCACATCCTCGGTCAACATCTCGATTGCCGGCGAGGTTGGCGAAACCGCCGATGTGGTCGTCAGCTGGACCCGCGCGGATGGCACGCAGGACGTGCAGGCCGCGCAAGTGGCCGATGTGAGCGTCGCACGGCTGACGGCAGAGGCACCGACGAAGGCGATCACCCTGACAAATGCGGCTTTGGGCGACGTTGCCGTGATTTCGGTGCGGGCCTCCGGTGATGAAAAAGCGCCTTTCGGCAACACCCTGACTGTGGAGGTCGCCGCCTGATGAACGCACCGTTTGACATCCCCAACCTGAGCGACCCCATTGATAGCGAATGGGCGCGGGTGCACCTGATGCTCAGCATCTCGGAGGCCGCGCGGACCCGCGACCACCTTGATGACGGGTTTGCGGAGCGGTTCGACAAAGTGTCAGCGCTGGTCACGACCGCGCGCAATGGCGGCAGTTGGGCCGTGCTGCGCGACGTGCTGAGCGAAGACCATCAGGGCGAATTGACGACGCTGGATGTCGACCTGATGAGCCTGGCTTTGGCCCCTGTTGCCAACCCGGCATTGGGGCCGCGCATTCAGTCGCTGCAACCGCAGCTGGCCAGCCCATGGCCCGGCCTTCCGCTGATCCAGGAGCTGTTGATGCTGGATGGCGGCGCGGATCTTGGGCTGCTGTTTTCGTCTCTCACCCCAACGTCGACCCTTGTGGCCAGCGGGTTGATCCGCGTAGAGGGCCACACGCCGCAACAGATGATCCGTCCCGGCCCTGCGTTGATCCGCACCATGCTGGGACGTGACCCGGAACTGGCCCCCCCACCCGGAGCCAGCCTGTCGGACCGCCGCGGGCAATGGGATCAGCTGGTATTGCCGAATGAGACATTGGCGCAGCTGAAAGACTTCGCCGGTTGGGTGGAAAACGGCGGTAAGGTCACCCGCGACTGGGGAGGCAAACAGGGCTACGGCCCGCTGGCACTGTTCTCGGGCGCGTCGGGCACCGGCAAAAGCTTCGCGGCCTCGGTGCTGGTCACCGAGCTTGCAACGCGCACCGGGCATCCTTGGGCGCTCTACTCGCTCGATCTGGGGCGCATCATGTCGAAATATGTGGGCGAGACGGAAGCCAACCTGAACGCGCTTCTTGACAGCCTAGAAGGCCGCCGCGCTGTGCTGCAGATTGATGAAGCCGACGGGCTGCTGGGCAAACGCGGCGAGGTGTCGGACGCTCGCGACCGCTATGCCAACCTTGAAGTCAGCCATATGCTGGCGCGATTTGAACGTCACGCTGGCCCTGTCATTCTGACGACCAACCTGCGCACCAATGTGGACAGCGCCTTTTTGCGCCGGTTCCAGTTGGTCATTGATTTCCCCACGCCCGATGCGCAGGCGCGCACGGCGTTGTGGCGCGTTCTGCTCCCTCCCCGAGCTCCCGTCTCTGAACGCGTCGATCTGGACCTGCTGGGCGAGGCCGTGCGTCTGTCCGGCGGGTCCATACACAACGCGGCCACCTATGCGGCCGTCTTGGCCGCGACCGAAGGCGTCGATCTGGACCTGCCCCATGTCGCCCGCGCCGTCTGGGCGGAGCTGACCAAGGACGCGCGGCAAGTGCGCCGGTCCGAGGTGGGCTTTCTCGCAGAGTTTTTGGAGGAGGCCGCATGAGGCTGAAACGGCTCACACTCACCCTGCCCGCCCATATGCGCCACACCGCACATCACGATGCGCGCGCATTAGGTGAGGCCGTCGCCAAGGCTTTGGCCAAGGGACAGCGCGCCGATGGGCCAATCACAGTACAAAGCGGTCCGCGCGGGTCAGTGCTGGCCAATCAGGTCACGGGTCGCATGAAAGGCGGGCGTCATGGCGGTTGAAACACGCGGCATGCTGTTTGAATACGGGCTGAGCCTGCCGCCGTTGGCGTTGGTGTTCAAATTCAACCCGCAAGACATTTCGCGGTCGCGCACGGTGACCGTCAAAACCGGCGACGCGCCGGGGTCACGTGGCGGGTATGACTTTGTGTCTCCCCTTGAGACGGGCCGCGTCAGCCAAGGGGTCGAGATGCAGGCCGAAAGCTTCTCCATCGACATCATGCTGGACGCCACGGATGAACTGAACGACGGCGACGGCATTGCCAAGACTTTCGGCGTACAGCCGCAAATCGACACGCTGCGATCGATGGCGGAACCCAAGACGCAAGGCCCCAGCGGCGTGAAGGTGCTGTCCTCCCTCGGCATGCATGGCGCGCGGGCTTTCGAACGGCAGGAAGTCGCCTCGGTCCTGATCTTTGCCTGGGGGATGCAGCTGCTGCCGGTGTTTCTGACCGGCGTCACCCAGAAGGAGGTGTTGCACCTGCCCAACCTGATGCCCTACCGCGCCGATATGGGGCTGACGTTCCAGGTGATCGAAAGCGCCAACCCCTTCTTCATGGCCGACAAAGTGCGTCAGACCATGGGCACTGCGTTGAACCTTGTCAGCGGCATGGGGGCATAGGCGGATGGCATTTTTCAAAGGCAGCTACTACGAAACCACGGCGATTTTTGAGGCACCCGAGGACGGCACCCGCGGGTTCCGGGGCCTGCGGGGCCGCGCGATTGCCAACCCCGAGCCTATCCTCGAGCACGGCGTCAACGTGGGCGACCGGCTGGACCAGCTGGGGCAGGAATATTACGCCAACCCGCGCGACTGGCGCAGGCTGGCTGATTGCAACGCGGATGTGCTGTTTCCGGAGGATCTAATCTACGGGCCGGACGGGCATCCTGACCAGCGCTCTGTCGCTGCTGAGAAAACCGGTCGCTTGATGCTGGTGCCCCGCCGGCGGGAGGTGCGCTGATGGGACTGTTGGACCAGCTTCTGGATCCCGGGTTTCGGCAGGCGGCTTCCGTTCTGGTGGAGGTCGGGCAATCCAAATCCGAGCTTGGCGACTTGGCAATGCTCATCTCCGAGATTGAGGTTCAAGTCGGGCGCGTCGAGGCCGCGAGCGCCACGATCACCATTGACGACCGGCGCGACACCGATGGCACCTGGATGGCCAGCGACAGCGGATTGTTTGCGCGATGGGAACCCATCGTGATTTCTGCCGACTTTCAAACCCATATCGAGGAAGTATTCCGCGGCTACATCACCGAATTAAAGCCGACCTTTCCGCAAAACGGTGGCGAGGCGAAGCTGGTGGTGACCTGTCAGGACAGCTCGGTCGCGTTGAGCCGGGAACATATGCGCCGCGTCTGGGGAGACGAAGACACGCCAATCTCGGACCGCGACATCTTGATTGAGCTGCTGAGCCCCCTGCCGCTCAGCGCCTCTTCCGGGCCCGACGGGCAATCCAGCCGCGCCTTGTCACAGGATGGCACCCCAATTGTGTTTCTAAAGGAGCGCGCCAAAGCCAACGGGTTTGAGCTGATCTTCAACGGCGAGGACGTGTATTTCGGCCCGATGCAATTGGAGGGCGAGCCGCAATCGACCATTATGGTCTATGCGGGCAGCGCCACGAATTGCCTCAACTTCTCGGTCACTGACGATGCGCAGAAAGCTGACAGCGTGGTCTATGAGCTGGCCCCGCGTGAGGAAGGCGACGAGCCGGTGGTCAACGAAGTTGGGCCGGACTTGCCTTTGCTGGCGGCGGAACCCGCCGCGGCCGAGGGGGCGGGATTGGGTACACCATCCGTTGCACGCATCAAAGGCGAAGGCGACGAGACCGAGGAAGAAGTGGCCGCCCGCGCGGTGGGTGTTGCCAATGAAAACTCGTTCCGCGTCAAGGCCAGCGGCGAGCTGGACGGCGCGCTTTACGGCCATGTGCTGCGGGTCGGCAAATTGGTGAAGGTCGACGGCGTCGGCACCCGCAACGGCGGCATCTACTATGTCGACAGCGTGGCGCACAAATTCACGCAAGACGGCTACCGGCAGAATTTCCAGCTGATCCGCAACGGCGTAGGCGAAACCGACGCGCTGGGCACACCGCCACTGTCCAACGTCATCTCAGCCATCTCAAGTTTGTTTTAGGGGACCAATATGAGCGAAGTGATGCAAGCCCTGGAACGCACGATCCGCCAGCAGCGGACCAAGAACTTCGGCAAATACCGCGCGTTTATTGTCGATGTTGAAGACCCGGACCTGCGCGGGCGGTGCAAGCTCAAGATCCCCTCCGTGCTTGGCGAAGAGATCAGCGACTGGGCCTTGCCCGTGGTGCCATATGGCGGCGGCGAAGGGTTCGGGATGCTGGCGGTGCCTCCGGTGGGCTCGCAGGTTGTGGCGGAGTTTCTGGAAGGCGACCCCTCCAGCCCGATGTGGACCGGCACGTTCTGGCGCAGTGCATCCGAGGTGCCGCCCGAACATGGCGACGCGGACGGGCAGCCTTTGAAATTCTTCAAGACCGAGTCCGGCCATGTACTCAGCTTCAACGACACCGAAGGTGAAGAGGCTGTGACCTTAACCACGGCAACCGAGGCCGAGATATTGATGGACCCGGACGGGTCAATCCTGCTGACCGACAAAGAAGGCGCGACCGTGACCTTGGACGCGGCGGGCGGCGAGCTGACCGTGGCGGATGCCAACGGCAATTCGATCGTAATGTCCTCCTCCGGCATCACCTGCACGGATGCCAACGGCAACGAGATCACCGCAGCTGGATCAGGGGTAGAAATCAAATCGTCTGCCACCGTCAATATTGAAGGCTCGATGGTGACTGTGGCTGGGTCCGGCGGCGAGCCGCTGATCAAGGGGTCGACCTTCCTGTCGCTGTTCAATTCGCACACTCACCCGACCGCCGCCCCCGGCGCGCCGACCGCGCCGCCGATGGTGCCCCTGACCCCGTCGGTCCTGACCACCAAGAGCACGGCAAGCTGATGGCTGATTTTGAAACCCAACTGCCGCGCACCAGCTACATGGCCTTCCCGTTCCGGATGACTTTGAACGGCGCGCAGAGCGTGGCGCGGTTTGACCATATCCGCCAGCAGGTGGAACAGGTGCTGTTCACCTCGCCGGGTGAACGGGTGTTCCGACCCGAATACGGGTTCGGCGCGCGGCAAAATGTGTTCGAGCCGAACTCCACCACGCTGTGGGAATTCGCCCAGAACCGGCTGTATGGCGCCTTGGCCGAAGCCTTGGCAGGCGAAGTGGACCCCAAAACCATTCGCGTGGATGTGGGTGCCCCGCCAGATGCGCCGGAAGTATTGTTGGTTCAGATCAGCTACACGATTGCCGCCCTTGCCCGCGAGGAAACCCACACATTCGAGGTGACCAATGGCTGAGCTGGCCCCACCCTCCCTCGTCTTTGACGGCACCTGCCCCGACTGCGGCGAACGCCAGCAGGTTCTGCCTTTGCCGATCCCCGGCGTGGAGGATGACTTCGATTGGAAGGTGCGCGACTATGACAGCTACCGGCTGTTCATGATGCAGGAGCTCGCCAGCCGGTTCCCCGACCGTCGCCGCTGGACCAGCGCGGATATGGAAGTGGTCATCGTGGAACTGTTGTCGGCGGCTTTGGACCGCGCCTCCCACGCCATGGACCGGGTGCAGGCAGAACGGTACCTAGACACCGCGCGTCGCCCTGAAAGCGTCCGGCGTTTGTTACAAATGATCGGCTGGCAGGCGGATGCAGGCGTGATGGAGCGCGCGCGTGCCGAATATGTGGGGGCTGATATCCCTACAGACGCCGAAGCGCTGGAGCGCTATTGGCAACGTCACCCCTCTGCCATGGAAGCGGCCCGCTATGAGGGCCCGCATCAAATCGCCGAACAGCACCGCATGGTGACGCTGCAGGATCACGCCGACATGATGCAGCGCCACCCGCTTTGTGCCTTGGCGCAGGCGCGCATGGTGTGGTCGGGCGCGTGGCATACGATCCTTGTTTCGGCCTTGCTGGAAGACGCCCTGCCTCTGGACACCCCCATTCATGACGGCGAGGACGACGCGGATGCGCCCACGCTGATGCGGCGCGAATTGTGGGATCAGGTGGTGGCGTTTCACAACGCACGCAACTTGCCCATCCCGCCAGTGACCGCGGCTCTGTCAGGCCGGACCATCCTGCGCACCATGATCGAACAGTACCGCATGATCGGCTCCGAGGTCTTTCTGGAGGGCGCGCGGGCTGCGCCGATCACCGTGTCGATCTCGATCCGCGCCAAGTCGGGTTACTTCCGGTCCGAGCTGCGCCAAGCCGTGGCCGCCGTGTTCACCTCAGATCAAGGCGGGTTCTTTGAACCCGGCCGTTTGGGGTTTGGCGCGCCGCTTTACGCCTCGGACGTGATTGACGCCACGATGCAGATCGAGGGCGTGGCCGTGGCCTGCCTCAACCTGTTCCGCCGCACGGGGCGTGGGCAGGAAGACCAGTCCAGCGAAGGCATCATAATCGTCGAGGATGACGAATACATCCAATGCCTCAATGACCCGCGCGCGCCAGAGCATGGCACGCTCAGGATCACCGTCCAAGGGGGAGAGACCGGATGAGCACCCGCCCCGACCTGACCAGATGGAATCGCGCAGGCCTGCGCCGGTTTGACTATGTCGACGGCGATGCGGCGGTGTGGCTGGACAAGCTGCGCGCGGCCTTGGTCGGCATGTACGGCCGTGGGGCCGAGATGGACAGCCGCATGGCAGCCGATTTCGACAAGCTGTTCTTGGAGGAAACGCCCGAGCATGAGCGCGACGCGATTGATATCGAGGGGCTGCGCGCAGGCGTCTTGTGGCAACGGCTTCGCGAGACGATTCCGCCTGCGATCGATGAGGACGGCACGTCCCACAAGCTGGAAACCCGCGGACAGCGCAAGCTGCGGCTGGATGCGCAATACGGCGCGGCGGCTGATGGCGATCAGGCTTGGGAGATCATGCGGGCCTTTGCGCGGGCCACGCATGTCACCATGGGTCATCTCAACGCGTTCTCGAATGAAGGCTACCTGCGCACCGCCACCCAATGGGACAACCTGCGCCGCCTTGCGGCACTGGTGAATTACCAACCGACGCCTGCGGCCTCTGCCACCACCACTGTTGCCTTGTCGCTCAAACCAGCCCTTGATGTTGTCGAGGTCGCGGCCGGTCTGGCGATGAAGCACCAACCGCCCAAGGGCCAGCCGCTGATCTTTGAGACGATGAGCAAGCTGGTGGGGCACCCCGACCTGAACGCCGCCATGGTGGATGGGTGGGACGTCAATGGCGACCGGCTCAGGCCCGGCGATGCAGATTTGCGTTGGGAGATTGGCGAAAAGACGAACGTCGCGCCGGGTGACGTGGCCATCCTGACGGATGGGCGCAACGGCGCAGCTGGCACGGTCACCGGGTTTGAGCGCGACGCCGAAGACGGCCCCGCCCGCGTGGACTTCGACGCCAAAGCGGTGCGCGCCTTCCGCACCACCTACCATGACGCGCGACTGCTGCTGGAACCCGCCGACCTGATCATTGGCGAACCGCGCCAGATTGACGGCTATACGATGCTGTACCTCGAGAAGCCCGCCGGGTTTCGCAAAGGCGATCTGGTGCTGATGCGACGCGAGGGAGAGCTGGATATGCCGATCCAGATCCTAGCCGCGAGCGGCTCGAAACTGCTGATCCAACCGAGCGAACCGCTGCAGGGCGTCATCGAAATCCTGCCGATGGCCCCGATTGCCAAGGACAAGGAGACCGGCGCGTTCAACGCCACTGACGCGTTGACCATGTATTTCGCGACCTCACGCGGGCTGCGCATGTTCACGGCACATGCCGGCACACGGCGTAGCAGACGGACGCGGCGCATCGAGCTGCCCGTGCCAGAGCTGCGCGGCAAAGCGAGCCCGATTTATGAAAAGTCAGACGAGGACGGCTCTGGCATTGGGGCGCCAAGTGGTGTGTCATTTATCCCGTCTGACCCGTCCCTGAAACTGGCCTTCGCGCCCACCAGCGACGCCAAACCACTGCGTGCCAAAGTGGTCGGCGACCGCACAGTACTGGGTGGGGCTGCGCAAAACACGGTAGAGTTTTTGGGCAAGCCCCCCAAAGGCCTG is from uncultured Litoreibacter sp. and encodes:
- a CDS encoding phage tail protein translates to MPAPMFAANAHRYDPYRTFKFQMVLDGKVIAGLSKMGALKKTTEVVNWRSAGDPSYQRAIPGGTKFENVAFEQGLSHDPAFEEWANSVNNVADGDAGMSLVNFRRDLVVNVLNLQGTPAISYQLRRAFVTEYQALPEFDANNMNTVGIQSITVAFEGFTRDAAVAEPAES
- a CDS encoding Pvc16 family protein, with protein sequence MAIAKSSLSIAVQGFADFLASKFTQDVTVTVDSPQAAHEQVKGADKALLNIFCYRLTPSGIHPDATSGEALFVRANVLLTAFSNSTDASLKDTDLRVLGHALSVLQSNPVIPVILPATPGSAEAGNLPPRTTYYQMQAALQAPEMEEMNHIWSIQGGDLAYRLSAAFELALIPIEPLEHAEPAPDVGSVILDIDAAMPLVTVDAEPGLGPSPIGIPPAGATTTWLPFSMLSVGDELTAAGTVSAGTSSVNISIAGEVGETADVVVSWTRADGTQDVQAAQVADVSVARLTAEAPTKAITLTNAALGDVAVISVRASGDEKAPFGNTLTVEVAA
- a CDS encoding ATP-binding protein; the protein is MNAPFDIPNLSDPIDSEWARVHLMLSISEAARTRDHLDDGFAERFDKVSALVTTARNGGSWAVLRDVLSEDHQGELTTLDVDLMSLALAPVANPALGPRIQSLQPQLASPWPGLPLIQELLMLDGGADLGLLFSSLTPTSTLVASGLIRVEGHTPQQMIRPGPALIRTMLGRDPELAPPPGASLSDRRGQWDQLVLPNETLAQLKDFAGWVENGGKVTRDWGGKQGYGPLALFSGASGTGKSFAASVLVTELATRTGHPWALYSLDLGRIMSKYVGETEANLNALLDSLEGRRAVLQIDEADGLLGKRGEVSDARDRYANLEVSHMLARFERHAGPVILTTNLRTNVDSAFLRRFQLVIDFPTPDAQARTALWRVLLPPRAPVSERVDLDLLGEAVRLSGGSIHNAATYAAVLAATEGVDLDLPHVARAVWAELTKDARQVRRSEVGFLAEFLEEAA
- a CDS encoding phage baseplate assembly protein V produces the protein MSEVMQALERTIRQQRTKNFGKYRAFIVDVEDPDLRGRCKLKIPSVLGEEISDWALPVVPYGGGEGFGMLAVPPVGSQVVAEFLEGDPSSPMWTGTFWRSASEVPPEHGDADGQPLKFFKTESGHVLSFNDTEGEEAVTLTTATEAEILMDPDGSILLTDKEGATVTLDAAGGELTVADANGNSIVMSSSGITCTDANGNEITAAGSGVEIKSSATVNIEGSMVTVAGSGGEPLIKGSTFLSLFNSHTHPTAAPGAPTAPPMVPLTPSVLTTKSTAS
- a CDS encoding GPW/gp25 family protein, whose product is MADFETQLPRTSYMAFPFRMTLNGAQSVARFDHIRQQVEQVLFTSPGERVFRPEYGFGARQNVFEPNSTTLWEFAQNRLYGALAEALAGEVDPKTIRVDVGAPPDAPEVLLVQISYTIAALAREETHTFEVTNG